In Accipiter gentilis chromosome 22, bAccGen1.1, whole genome shotgun sequence, the following are encoded in one genomic region:
- the LOC126049216 gene encoding transmembrane protein 151B-like: protein MCRESHWKCLLLSILMYGCLGAVAWCQLARVTKLSFDSSFKGKSMIYHDSPCSDGYVYIPLAFLSMLYVVYLVECWHCHVKRELQYKADVDSVYECINRMQQATPCIWWKAISYHFVRRTRQVTRYRNGDAYTTTQVYHERVNTHVAEAEFDYSHCGYKDISKELLGLESYTATKLRFTKCFSFANIESENSYLTQRAHFFTEIEGLDDYMEVREGMQLKNVDFKELMMAYGDPDHLPWYVSHYAFWVAAILMISWPLRVLIEYRTAYVHYHVEKLLGLEYTAPTAAEEPLYRYRMPRDTTQDSTELEWHICTNRQLIPSYSEAMLMDLANSPAYNSYAVCRYGETAHGCERCNRASSTSSIFSRHAFHSCSGNSRLSLNTSRFSLCRVHGSHRTGLWRSRSSSIADRGCQDEQCCSYSSQLAVNENPPTYHDARFFPVLIVHRPEGHDGRHFYVRRSSCLETSL, encoded by the coding sequence ATGTGCCGAGAGTCCCACTGGAAAtgcctcctcctctccatcctcatGTACGGCTGCCTGGGTGCGGTGGCCTGGTGTCAGCTGGCCCGGGTCACCAAGCTCAGCTTCGATAGCTCCTTCAAGGGCAAGTCCATGATCTACCACGACAGCCCATGCTCGGACGGGTACGTCTATATCCCGCTGGCCTTCCTCTCTATGCTGTATGTGGTGTACCTGGTGGAGTGCTGGCACTGCCACGTCAAGAGAGAGCTGCAGTACAAGGCGGACGTGGACAGTGTCTATGAATGCATCAACCGCATGCAGCAAGCCACGCCATGCATCTGGTGGAAGGCCATCAGCTACCACTTTGTGCGGCGAACCCGGCAGGTGACCCGGTACCGCAATGGCGATGCCTACACCACCACGCAAGTCTACCACGAGAGGGTCAACACCCACGTGGCTGAAGCTGAGTTTGACTACTCTCACTGTGGGTACAAGGACATCTCCAAGGAGCTCCTGGGCCTAGAGAGCTACACAGCCACCAAGCTGAGGTTCACCAAGTGCTTCAGCTTTGCCAACATCGAGTCTGAGAACTCTTACCTGACTCAGAGGGCTCACTTCTTCACGGAGATCGAGGGGCTGGATGACTACATGGAGGTGAGGGAAGGCATGCAGCTCAAAAACGTGGACTTTAAAGAGCTTATGATGGCTTACGGGGACCCAGATCACCTCCCGTGGTACGTGTCCCACTATGCTTTCTGGGTGGCAGCTATCCTGATGATCTCATGGCCGCTCAGGGTACTCATAGAGTATCGGACTGCTTATGTCCACTACCACGTGGAGAAGCTGCTGGGCCTGGAGTACACGGCGCCCACCGCGGCCGAGGAGCCCCTGTACCGGTACCGCATGCCCCGAGACACCACGCAGGACAGCACCGAGCTGGAGTGGCACATCTGCACCAACCGGCAGCTGATCCCTAGCTACTCGGAGGCCATGCTCATGGACCTGGCCAACTCCCCAGCCTACAACAGCTACGCGGTGTGCCGGTACGGCGAAACGGCCCACGGCTGCGAACGCTGCAACCGTGCCTCCAGCACCTCCTCCATCTTCTCACGCCACGCTTTCCACAGCTGCAGCGGCAACTCCCGCCTCTCCCTCAACACCAGCCGCTTCTCCCTCTGCCGCGTCCACGGCTCCCACAGGACAGGCCTCTGGaggagccgcagcagcagcatcgCGGACCGGGGCTGCCAGGACGAGCAGTGCTGCTCCTACTCCAGCCAGCTGGCTGTCAACGAAAACCCCCCAACCTACCATGACGCCCGCTTCTTCCCCGTCCTGATTGTGCACAGGCCGGAGGGGCATGACGGGCGGCATTTCTACGTCAGGCGCTCCTCCTGTCTAGAAACCTCTCTGTGA